Proteins encoded within one genomic window of Festucalex cinctus isolate MCC-2025b chromosome 18, RoL_Fcin_1.0, whole genome shotgun sequence:
- the LOC144006465 gene encoding protocadherin alpha-C2-like, whose translation MAVAGIRNRLGSNVPFYYFVIFSLFCGLSYGQLRYSVTEELENGALVGDLAHDLGLDIRKLPSRKIKVTSSSSSKRYVIVNPKNGKLLVNERIDREALCDLSSSCLINLEVLVENPTEVHHIVVEIVDVNDNAPQFPRDEYQVEITESALPGSRYPIENAQDPDIGSNSVRIYQLSTNDHFALVSNKPSLNTKHIELVLKKPLDREQTPYHQLILSAVDGGTPEKTGTAIINVRVLDSNDNVPMFDNSVYKVKLLENSPKNTLVIKLNATDLDEGTNGEVYYSFSSYTPERVRQMFSMDTNTGEIRVSSNVDYEETNSYEMYIQAMDKGPGAVAAHCKVVVEVVDVNDNVPQIVLSSLSSPVREDARADTVVALISVTDRDSGTNKQVTLEIPAGLPFKIKSFRNYYTLVTSAFLDRETTDAYNVTLSATDGGKPPLSSQKTIQVDVADVNDNPPRFEQTSYTVYVTENNAPGASLCTVKAQDADIKENARITYTVLNDNNHGIPVTSYVSVKADTGEAYALRAFDYESLREFHFQVKAQDGGIPPLSRVATVYIYIMDQNDHAPLIVNPPGNGTRSLETVQKNADPGALVTKVVAYDADAGPNAWLVYVLETATDLDLFKVHEHTGEIRTTRRILEDNSTSFALTVLVKDHGQPALSSTATINVAVMEVPPKVVPDPKRIIRPHSALLFSNVTLYLIVALSATTFVFLVTVVVLAIVRCHAYCTQPGSCSPCCGSQKPPPDGGNSSVSAGGGGAVGGAAGQPNNNVVLRRDLKVEPHYIEVRGNGSLTKTYCYKTCLTATSGSDTFMFYNTGRPISGTWGSGADRFFTSGSGFVRRLSMPDASLQICPEPKAPNADWRYSASLRAGVQSSVHMEEASVMQGAQGMLVQNWPTVSSAADGEGGGELSPPVGAGVNSNSWHFRYGAGQSYCPPQGLKPGEIPPEAFIIPGSPAIISIRHDPGPVDDKGDFISFGKKEDAKKKKKKKKDKKEKKDKGKDDGDD comes from the exons ATGGCTGTTGCGGGGATACGCAACCGGCTCGGGAGCAATGTGCCTTTTTATTATTTCGTCATATTCTCCTTATTTTGTGGCCTTTCGTATGGACAGTTGCGCTATTCTGTGACGGAAGAACTGGAAAATGGGGCACTGGTCGGTGATCTGGCGCATGACTTGGGGCTGGATATTCGAAAGCTGCCCAGCCGAAAAATCAAGGTAACCTCCAGCAGCAGCAGTAAACGCTACGTGATTGTCAACCCTAAAAATGGCAAATTGCTTGTTAATGAAAGGATCGACAGGGAGGCGCTGTGCGATCTATCCAGCAGCTGCCTCATCAATCTGGAGGTCCTGGTGGAAAATCCTACCGAGGTGCACCATATTGTGGTGGAGATAGTGGATGTCAATGATAATGCACCACAGTTCCCTCGGGATGAGTATCAAGTTGAGATCACGGAATCGGCGTTACCGGGGTCTCGCTATCCGATTGAGAATGCCCAGGACCCGGACATTGGGTCCAATTCTGTTCGTATATATCAGCTGAGCACAAATGACCACTTTGCGCTGGTATCCAACAAACCCTCTTTAAATACCAAGCACATCGAGCTGGTGCTCAAGAAGCCTCTTGATAGGGAGCAAACGCCTTACCACCAGTTAATTCTAAGTGCTGTTGATGGCGGGACACCTGAGAAAACAGGCACGGCTATTATTAACGTGCGAGTCCTGGACTCGAATGACAACGTTCCCATGTTCGACAACTCTGTGTACAAGGTGAAACTGTTGGAGAATTCGCCCAAAAACACCCTGGTCATCAAACTGAATGCGACGGATTTGGATGAGGGCACCAATGGGGAGGTATATTACTCTTTTAGCAGCTACACCCCTGAGAGAGTGAGACAGATGTTCAGCATGGACACCAACACGGGCGAAATACGAGTAAGCAGCAATGTTGACTACGAAGAGACCAACTCCTATGAGATGTACATCCAAGCAATGGACAAAGGCCCCGGGGCGGTGGCAGCCCACTGCAAGGTGGTGGTCGAAGTGGTGGACGTGAATGACAACGTCCCTCAAATTGTGCTGTCGTCCCTGTCCAGCCCCGTGAGGGAGGACGCCCGCGCCGACACGGTGGTGGCCCTCATTAGCGTCACCGATCGGGACTCGGGCACCAACAAGCAGGTGACTTTAGAGATCCCGGCGGGCCTTCCCTTCAAGATCAAATCCTTCCGGAACTACTACACCCTGGTTACCTCAGCCTTCCTGGACCGCGAGACCACCGATGCCTACAATGTCACTCTGAGTGCCACGGACGGAGGAAAGCCGCCTCTTTCCTCTCAGAAGACCATCCAGGTGGACGTGGCCGACGTCAACGACAACCCGCCGCGATTTGAGCAGACGTCGTATACGGTCTACGTGACCGAGAACAACGCCCCCGGCGCCTCGTTGTGTACCGTGAAAGCTCAAGACGCAGACATCAAGGAAAACGCGCGCATCACCTACACCGTGCTCAACGACAACAACCACGGCATCCCCGTCACGTCGTATGTGTCTGTGAAGGCCGACACCGGGGAGGCTTATGCCCTGCGAGCCTTCGACTATGAGTCACTCCGAGAGTTTCACTTCCAGGTCAAAGCCCAAGACGGGGGCATCCCTCCGCTTAGTCGCGTCGCCACCGTCTACATCTACATAATGGATCAGAATGACCACGCGCCGCTCATCGTCAACCCTCCGGGTAACGGCACCCGCTCCTTGGAGACGGTTCAAAAGAACGCCGACCCCGGCGCTTTGGTGACCAAAGTGGTGGCGTACGACGCGGACGCCGGTCCAAACGCCTGGCTGGTGTACGTACTGGAGACTGCTACGGACCTGGACTTGTTCAAGGTGCACGAACACACGGGTGAGATCAGGACCACTCGGAGGATCCTGGAGGACAACTCCACCTCGTTCGCGCTAACGGTCTTGGTGAAAGACCACGGGCAGCCCGCGCTCTCCTCCACCGCCACCATCAACGTGGCCGTCATGGAGGTGCCCCCCAAGGTCGTGCCGGACCCCAAGAGGATCATCAGACCCCACAGTGCGCTGCTTTTCTCAAACGTCACCCTCTACTTGATCGTCGCTCTGAGCGCCACCACTTTCGTGTTCCTGGTCACGGTGGTGGTGCTGGCCATCGTCCGTTGCCATGCCTACTGCACACAACCCGGCTCCTGCTCCCCTTGCTGCGGGTCACAGAAGCCCCCTCCAGATGGGGGGAACAGTAGCGTGAGTGCCGGCGGAGGCGGGGCCGTTGGCGGAGCCGCGGGGCAACCCAATAACAACGTGGTACTCCGGAGGGACCTAAAAGTTGAGCCTCACTACATTGAAGTGCGCGGGAACGGCTCGCTAACAAAGACTTACTGCTACAAGACCTGCTTGACGGCCACCTCGGGCAGCGACACCTTCATGTTCTACAACACGGGAAGGCCCATCAGTGGCACCTGGGGCAGCGGTGCTGACCGCTTCTTCACGAGCGGAAGCGGATTTGTGCGCAGGCTGAGCATGCCGGATGCCTCGCTTCAAATCTGCCCAGAG CCAAAAGCCCCGAACGCTGACTGGCGATATTCTGCGTCTTTGAGGGCCGGGGTGCAGAG TTCGGTCCACATGGAGGAGGCCTCCGTGATGCAGGGAGCCCAAGGAATGCTGGTCCAGAACTGGCCCACCGTTTCCAGTGCTGCAG ATGGAGAGGGCGGCGGCGAGCTCTCCCCTCCGGTCGGCGCCGGCGTCAACAGCAACAGCTGGCACTTCCGCTACGGCGCCGGACAAAGCTACTGCCCGCCGCAGGGCCTGAAGCCTGGCGAGATTCCTCCCGAAGCCTTCATCATCCCCGGATCGCCGGCCATCATTTCCATCCGCCATGACCCCGGCCCTGTCGACGATAAAGGGGACTTCATAAGCTTCGGCAAGAAGGAGGacgccaagaagaagaaaaagaagaagaaagataagaaagaaaagaaggatAAAGGAAAGGATGATGGAGATGATTAA